The proteins below come from a single Sphingomicrobium sediminis genomic window:
- a CDS encoding DMT family transporter, translated as MKLAWIGLLAILAFAANSLLARAALLDGDMGPGAYSAIRLGAGALILLPLMRGASIKRDAPAGLFLALYAIAFSFAYVRLDTATGALLLFATVQTVMVLVGSARGGRIGWGGFTGIAIALAGVVYLLSPDVGTVDVASAALMMLAGLGWGLYSLVCHSGEGEAAPATAGAFAVAAVLALPLFVMAEPVTGTGAVLAALSGALASGLGYVAWRLVAPHFSLSGVGAVQLATPVAAGLMAWPLLGEAVTMRLVLAAAIILGGVALAMRKPRAN; from the coding sequence GTGAAACTCGCCTGGATCGGCTTGCTGGCCATCCTCGCTTTCGCCGCCAACTCGCTGCTGGCGCGCGCGGCCTTGCTGGATGGCGACATGGGACCGGGGGCGTACAGCGCGATCCGCCTGGGCGCTGGGGCGCTCATCCTGCTGCCGCTGATGCGCGGCGCTTCGATCAAACGCGATGCGCCGGCCGGGCTGTTTCTCGCGCTCTACGCCATCGCCTTTTCCTTCGCCTACGTCCGGCTCGATACGGCGACGGGGGCGCTGCTCTTGTTCGCGACGGTCCAGACCGTGATGGTGCTGGTCGGATCGGCGCGTGGCGGCCGCATTGGCTGGGGCGGCTTCACCGGGATCGCCATCGCGCTAGCCGGTGTTGTCTATCTTCTGTCGCCAGACGTGGGCACGGTCGATGTTGCTAGCGCCGCGCTGATGATGCTCGCCGGCCTTGGATGGGGCCTCTACTCGCTCGTCTGTCATTCGGGCGAAGGCGAAGCGGCACCCGCGACTGCCGGCGCGTTCGCGGTCGCTGCGGTGCTGGCGCTTCCTCTTTTCGTGATGGCAGAGCCCGTGACCGGCACGGGCGCGGTGCTTGCCGCCTTGTCGGGGGCGTTGGCGAGCGGCCTTGGCTATGTCGCCTGGCGCCTAGTCGCCCCGCACTTCAGCCTGTCGGGCGTCGGCGCCGTGCAACTGGCAACGCCGGTCGCGGCAGGATTGATGGCCTGGCCGCTGCTTGGCGAGGCCGTGACGATGCGCTTGGTCCTCGCGGCCGCCATCATCCTGGGCGGCGTCGCCCTGGCGATGCGCAAGCCTCGGGCAAACTAG